Sequence from the Mycobacterium florentinum genome:
CGGTCCGCGCGGTGGCTGCCCAGAGCTATTGGAATCCCAACTTGCGCGTGCCGGTGTTCGGCGTGCGCGCGGGTGCGGTCCGGTTGGCGTCGTCTGCGGATGCACAACGACTTTTCGCGTCGTTCGTACCGCAATGGCAGAAATGCGCGGGCACTACTGTCACCCTGTACACCCACGACACCGAGAACACCGAACTGTATTCGAAGGTGACCGACGTCAAGGTCGATGAACCAATACTGTCGGCGACCGTCATCGCCTGGGACAACCACCACACGCCGCCGACTCCCAACGAGCACGTCGTCGGGATGGAGTCCGACGTAGTCGTCGACGTCAGAGTTTCCGTCGGGCCGCACGCAGAGGCCGGAACCCGGGCCATCGATATCGCCCGGGTGATGTTGCGGAAAGTGTCGAGCACGAATTGAGTGTCGAGTGTATTGCCTTGCCGGGTAGTGGCTTTCGCTACATGGGGGCGTTGGCGGGCTGGAACATCCCGGAGCCGTCGGATTCCTCCTCGGCGCGGATCACGTGTACCACCGCGTTGATCAGCGCCAGGTGGGTGAACGCCTGCGGGAAGTTGCCCAGGTGCCGGCCGGTGCGCGGCTCGATCTCCTCGGCGTAGAGATGCAGCGGGCTGGCGTAGGACAGCAGCCGCTCACACAACCGCTTGGCCCGTGCCACCTCACCGATCTCGACCAGCGCGGACACCAGCCAGAACGAGCAAATGGTGAACGTGCCTTCCTCGCCGGACAACCCGTCGTCGGTCTGCTCGACCCGGTAGCGCAGCACCAGGCCTTCCTCGGTGAGTTCGTTGGCGATGGCCAGCACCGTGTTGCGCACCCGCGGGTCGTCGGGCGGCAGGAATCGCGTCAGCACCACCAGCAGCAGCGAGGCATCCAGCGCGTCACTGCCGTAGCGCTGGGTGAACACCCCGCGCGAGTCCACCCCGTTCTTGAGGATGTCGGCCTTGATCTCCTCGGCGATGACCCGCCACTGCTGGGCATAGCTCTTCTCGCCCTGCCGCTCGGCCAGTTTGGCCCCGCGGTCCAGCGCCACCCAGCACATCACCTTCGACGACGTGAAGTGCTGCGGCTCCCCGCGCACTTCCCAGATGCCGCGATCGGGCTCGCGCCAGTGCGCGATCGCCTCGTCCACCTGCTTCTTGAGTACCGGCCACAACGTCTCCGGAACCTGTTCGCGGGACTTGGCGTGCAGGTAGAACGAATCGAGGATCGAACCCCAAATGTCGTGCTGGATCTGGTCATAGGCGCCGTTGCCGATTCGTACCGGGCGCGCGTGGTCATAACCGGAAAGGTGATTCAGTTCCTCTTCGACCAGGCTGCGTTCGCCACCGACTCCGTACATCACCTGCAGCGGATGGCGCTCGTTGTTGTTCGCGCCGGACACATCGGCGATGAACGCGAAGAAGTCGTCGGCTTCGCGATCCAGGCCGAGCGTGTACAGGCCCCACAGTGCGAAGGTCGAGTCGCGGATCCAGGCGTAGCGGTAGTCCCAGTTGCGTTCGCCCCGTGGCGTCTCCGGCAGCGACGTGGTGCTGGCGGCCAGCAGCGCGCCGGTGGGCGAATAGGTCAGGCCCTTCAGGGTGAGCGCGCTGCGCTGCAGGTACGCCCGCCACGGGTGGTCGGGGAAGTTGCCGATGTTGATCCACTGCCGCCAGCACTCGGTGGTCTGCCACATCTTGTCGGCGGCCTCGTCGTAGGTCTGCGGCGCCGGGTGCTTGGTCCAGCTGAGCGCGACGAACACGTCGTCGCCTTCCTTCATCCGGGTGCGCGCGCGTGCTTCGCGGCCCTCCAGCCCGATGTTCAGGTTGCTGGTCAGGCGCAGCTGGGGGTGGTCGTCGGGTTGCTTGCTGGCGCGTGCGAGCGCCTCGCCGTACGCGTTCGCCGCGTATTCCCAGGTGGGGCCGATGCGGTGGTAGTCGAACGCCGGTTCGCAACTCATGACCAGCTCGACGGTGCCGCTGACGCAGCGGACCGTGCGCAGCAGGATGTGCTCGGCGTCCCAGTCCATCGGGGTGCGGCGGTGGGTTTTGGACCGGCGCTCGATGTCATGCCAGGGGCCCATCACCAGCGCATCGCGCACGATCAGCCAGCCGGTGTGGGTTTGCCAGGTGGTTTCCATGATCAGGCTGCCGGGCAGGTAGCGGCGGGCCGAGGGCACCGAGACGCCGTACGGGCCGAGCCGGAAATGGCCCGCACTGCGGTCGAGGATCGCGCCGAACACGCTCGGCGAGTCCGGCCGGGGCACACACAGCCATTCGACCGAACCCGCGGGGGAGATCAGGCACGTCGTTTCCCAGTCGGACAGAAATGCGTAGTCGGCGATCGGCGGAAACGGGTTGCGCAGCGCGCTGCCGGAGGTGAACGGCGCCGGCGCGCTGAAATCGAGCGGCGAGACCAGCTCCGATTGGCGTGCCGATGGAAACGCCTGCTCGGGGGCGGCGTCGGCGGGCTGGTCGGCGGGTTCGGCGTGCATGACCATCTCGCCATCATCATCTGTCGACCCGCCCGGCGTCCATTATTTGCCGACGTGACGCATTGCGGCGACGGTCGGCGAGTTACCCGTGCGGTCTGGCGAATTCCGGTGCGTGTTCGGACAGCGGACCGATCGCCACCAAGTAGGCGAGCACTCGCCGCAGCGCCGGCAACCGGCCGGCCAGCCGAACGCCCCGGGGCGCGTCGCCGTCGTTTCCGGCCACCACGTCGGCGACCACTTGGGCGTGGATCGTCCGTTGCACGGCCTGGATGATCGCGGTGGGTATCCAGCGGCGCACCTGCACCCGTAACAGCTCGCGTGTGGTTAGCCGTCCGGCATGCAGCGGGCCGGCCAGCAATCGCGCGGTGGCCACCGCATCGGCGACCGCGAGGTTGATTCCCACCCCGCCGACCGGCGACATCGCGTGCGCCGCGTCGCCGATGCACAGGGCGCCGTCGGTGTACCAGCGGCGCAGCCGATCGAGTTGCACGTCAAGCAGTTTCACGTCGTCGAACGAAGTCAGTGTGCCGACCCGGTCGCCGAGCCAGGGCACCAGATTCACCAGCACCTGGTGCAACGCCTCGATGCCCTCCGACCGCATTTCGGTGTCGGCGCCCTTGGGGATGATGTAGGCGATCTGGTAGTAGTCGCCGCGGTCGATCATGATGAGCCCGTGTCCGGACACGAACCTGCCGGCCAGTCCGCTCGGGTCGTCGGGATGGCGAGGCAACCGGAACCACCAGACATCCATCGGGGCGCCGAACCGTCGCGGTTCGAATCCGATCGCGGAGCGCACCGTGGACCCGCGCCCGTCGCAGGCCACCGTCAGCAAAGCACGCATCTGCTTGCTCTCACCGCTGGAGTCGCGGTAGGTGACGCCGGTGACGCGGTCGCCGTCGCGAACCACTCCGGTCACCTCGGTGCTGCGTAACAACCGGAAGCTGGGTTCGGTCTCGGCCGCGGTGGCCAACAGCTCCAGGAAGTCCCACTGCGGCACCAGGGCGATGTGCTGATGCGCGCCCGGCAGGTGGGACAAGTCGAGGTTCAACGGTTGGCCTTGCATCTCCAATTGGATGCTGTCGATCAGGCGGTGGGGGAGCTGGGCGAAGCGCGATCCCAAACCGAGTTCGTCAAGCAGGCGCAGCGTGCTGGCGTGCACGGTGTCGCCCCGGAAGTCACGCAGGAAATCCGCGTGTTTTTCCATCACCGTGACTCTTACACCGCCGCGCGCTAACAGCAGGCCAAGCACCATGCCGGCCGGACCGCCGCCGGCGATGACACAGGTGGTTTCCTCGGATGCGACAGCCACCCGCCGATCTTCACATATTGGTGTTTCGACTGCTCGGACGAATAGTGTGAGCCCGGTGAACGGGTTCCTCAATTGGTGGGACGGAAATGAGCTGTGGATTTCCGGACTTCCCTTCGTGCTGCAGGCCATGGTGGTGATGCCCGTCGTGCTGGCGGTCGCCTACATCGCGGCGGTGGCGCTGGACGCCGTGCTCAGCAAAGGGATGGAGCTGTTGCAGCGTGCCCGTCAGATCGATGGGACGCCCAGGTAATCGGCATGCCCCGGTCTCAGGTGACGCTGGTTCTCGTCACGCTCGTGGTGTTGGTGATCGTCGCCTGGTGGGTGACGCACTGAGGCGGGCGCGCCGACTTGCGCCCAGACCCGGTCCGGTGGCGGGCCAGCGATTTCCTGTTAGGCTTCGCGCCATGCACCTGACTTCCGAAGCCCCGGAATGTGATGTCTTCGTGCACTGTTGTCGCTGACTACCACCCGCGCGCGGTTTGGTACGGAGTTCGCGAATTCCCCGGACGTTTTCGTTGCCTTTCCGCAGCAACGGACCGATATCCGTAAGCCCGCATCGAAAGGCCGTCAATGCATATGGACAACGCCAGCGCCACGCGCTGGCGGCCTCTCGTCGCGCTCGCACTGATCGTCGGTGTTGTCGCGGCTTGTGGCGGCGGCCCCAGCGACGTCGTCGGCGGCAGTGGGCCGTCGGGCGCGCATACCACCATCACCCTGGTCGCCTACTCCGCCCCAGAACCCGGATGGAGCAAGGTGATTCCCGCATTCCAGTCCTCCGAGGAGGGCAAGAGCGTGCAGGTGATCACCTCCTACGGCGCCTCCGGTGACCAGTCCCGCGGGGTTGCCGAAGGGAAGCCGGCCGACCTGGTGAACTTCTCCGTCGAGCCCGACATCACCCGATTGGTCAAGGCTGGCAAGGTTTCCAAAGACTGGAACTCCGATGCGACCAAGGGCATCCCGTTCGGGTCGGTGGTGACTTTCGTAGTGCGCAAAGGCAATCCGAAGAACATCAGGGACTGGGATGACCTGCTGCGGCCCGGCGTCGAGGTCATCACGCCCAGCCCGCTGAGTTCGGGCTCGGCTAAATGGAATCTGCTCGCCCCGTATGCCGCCAAGAGCGAGGGCGGCCGGAATAGCCAGGCGGGGATCGACTTTGTCAGCCAGTTGGTGCGAGACCACGTGAAATTGCGCCCCGGGTCCGGTCGGGAAGCCACCGACGTTTTCGTCCAGGGCAGCGGCGACGTGTTGATCAGCTACGAGAACGAGGCCATCGCCACTGAGCGGCAAGGAAAGCCGGTCGAACACGTCACCCCGCCGCAGACCTTCAAGATCGAAAACCCGCTGGCGGTGGTGACAACGACCCCGCACCTGGACGCCGCCACCGCGTTCCGCAACTTCCAGTACACGGCGGCAGCGCAGAAGTTGTGGGCGCAGGCCGGTTTTCGGCCGGTTGACCCGTCGGTCGCGGCCGAATTCAGGGACCAGTTCCCGTTGCCGTCGAAGCTGTGGACGATCGCCGACCTGGGCGGCTGGGCCACGGTCGATCCGCAGCTTTTCGACAAGAACAACGGCAGCATCACCAAGATCTATACGAAGGCCACCGGATGACCGTGACGACGACCCCGGACCCGGAAGCGATCAGGCCCGAGCTCGACGAGCCCGGTGTGCAGCTGGCCGCAGGGTCTTTCGGGCGACGCGGCAACTCGTCGCTTCGCGTCGGGGTGGCGACGCTGTGGCTGTCGGTGATCGTGCTGCTACCGCTGGCCGCCATCGTGTGGCAGGCCGCCGGTGGCGGTTGGCGGGCATTCACCGAGGCCGTGACGTCGCGTGCCGCGCTGGACTCGTTTCAGGTGACGCTGACCATTTCCGCCGGGGTCACGGTGGTCAACCTGCTTTTCGGCCTGCTGATCGCCTGGGTGCTGGTGCGTGACGACTTCCCCGGCAAGCGTCTTGTCGACGCGATCATCGACCTGCCGTTCGCATTGCCGACGATCGTGGCCAGCCTGGTGATGTTGGCGTTGTACGGGAAAAACAGCCCGGTGGGCCTTCATCTTCAGCACACCGCGTGGGGCGTGGCGGTGGCGCTGGCGTTCGTCACCCTGCCGTTCGTGGTGCGAGCCGTTCAGCCGGTGCTGCTGGAAATCGATCGCGAGACCGAGGAGGCCGCGGCGTCGCTGGGCGCCAGCGGGCGCAAGGTCTTCACCTCCGTCGTGTTGCCGGCGTTGTTGCCGGCGTTGTTGTCCGGTGCGGGCCTGGCTTTTTCGCGGGCCATCGGCGAGTTCGGTTCGGTGGTGTTGATCGGTGGCGCGGTGCCCGGTAAGACCGAAGT
This genomic interval carries:
- a CDS encoding FAD-dependent oxidoreductase, giving the protein MAVASEETTCVIAGGGPAGMVLGLLLARGGVRVTVMEKHADFLRDFRGDTVHASTLRLLDELGLGSRFAQLPHRLIDSIQLEMQGQPLNLDLSHLPGAHQHIALVPQWDFLELLATAAETEPSFRLLRSTEVTGVVRDGDRVTGVTYRDSSGESKQMRALLTVACDGRGSTVRSAIGFEPRRFGAPMDVWWFRLPRHPDDPSGLAGRFVSGHGLIMIDRGDYYQIAYIIPKGADTEMRSEGIEALHQVLVNLVPWLGDRVGTLTSFDDVKLLDVQLDRLRRWYTDGALCIGDAAHAMSPVGGVGINLAVADAVATARLLAGPLHAGRLTTRELLRVQVRRWIPTAIIQAVQRTIHAQVVADVVAGNDGDAPRGVRLAGRLPALRRVLAYLVAIGPLSEHAPEFARPHG
- a CDS encoding glycoside hydrolase family 15 protein; its protein translation is MVMHAEPADQPADAAPEQAFPSARQSELVSPLDFSAPAPFTSGSALRNPFPPIADYAFLSDWETTCLISPAGSVEWLCVPRPDSPSVFGAILDRSAGHFRLGPYGVSVPSARRYLPGSLIMETTWQTHTGWLIVRDALVMGPWHDIERRSKTHRRTPMDWDAEHILLRTVRCVSGTVELVMSCEPAFDYHRIGPTWEYAANAYGEALARASKQPDDHPQLRLTSNLNIGLEGREARARTRMKEGDDVFVALSWTKHPAPQTYDEAADKMWQTTECWRQWINIGNFPDHPWRAYLQRSALTLKGLTYSPTGALLAASTTSLPETPRGERNWDYRYAWIRDSTFALWGLYTLGLDREADDFFAFIADVSGANNNERHPLQVMYGVGGERSLVEEELNHLSGYDHARPVRIGNGAYDQIQHDIWGSILDSFYLHAKSREQVPETLWPVLKKQVDEAIAHWREPDRGIWEVRGEPQHFTSSKVMCWVALDRGAKLAERQGEKSYAQQWRVIAEEIKADILKNGVDSRGVFTQRYGSDALDASLLLVVLTRFLPPDDPRVRNTVLAIANELTEEGLVLRYRVEQTDDGLSGEEGTFTICSFWLVSALVEIGEVARAKRLCERLLSYASPLHLYAEEIEPRTGRHLGNFPQAFTHLALINAVVHVIRAEEESDGSGMFQPANAPM
- a CDS encoding sulfate ABC transporter substrate-binding protein, with the protein product MDNASATRWRPLVALALIVGVVAACGGGPSDVVGGSGPSGAHTTITLVAYSAPEPGWSKVIPAFQSSEEGKSVQVITSYGASGDQSRGVAEGKPADLVNFSVEPDITRLVKAGKVSKDWNSDATKGIPFGSVVTFVVRKGNPKNIRDWDDLLRPGVEVITPSPLSSGSAKWNLLAPYAAKSEGGRNSQAGIDFVSQLVRDHVKLRPGSGREATDVFVQGSGDVLISYENEAIATERQGKPVEHVTPPQTFKIENPLAVVTTTPHLDAATAFRNFQYTAAAQKLWAQAGFRPVDPSVAAEFRDQFPLPSKLWTIADLGGWATVDPQLFDKNNGSITKIYTKATG
- the cysT gene encoding sulfate ABC transporter permease subunit CysT, encoding MTVTTTPDPEAIRPELDEPGVQLAAGSFGRRGNSSLRVGVATLWLSVIVLLPLAAIVWQAAGGGWRAFTEAVTSRAALDSFQVTLTISAGVTVVNLLFGLLIAWVLVRDDFPGKRLVDAIIDLPFALPTIVASLVMLALYGKNSPVGLHLQHTAWGVAVALAFVTLPFVVRAVQPVLLEIDRETEEAAASLGASGRKVFTSVVLPALLPALLSGAGLAFSRAIGEFGSVVLIGGAVPGKTEVSSQWIRTLIENDDRTGAAAISIVLLLVSFVVLFVLRLVGARAARHEERSK
- a CDS encoding sensor domain-containing protein — translated: MRALALLALALLTAGCVHTVVGMPKRAVHPASPVVPLEQVLPTDDEVTAAAGNPLMPEGPPQVGGTEVLPNGIRDDSNAAPIECIGATSPLLRVVYEKGSVRAVAAQSYWNPNLRVPVFGVRAGAVRLASSADAQRLFASFVPQWQKCAGTTVTLYTHDTENTELYSKVTDVKVDEPILSATVIAWDNHHTPPTPNEHVVGMESDVVVDVRVSVGPHAEAGTRAIDIARVMLRKVSSTN